The DNA segment TTCTTGTTCCGTGGAGAGATAGTTGAACAGGATACTGGGATATTGCGCCGGATCGGAGGATTTGATTTTTACATGACCTCGAATATCCGTATTCATTGGGCCCACATGGACTTGATATCCATGTCCGGTATTTGGGGCAGAGCCATCGTAACGAATGGCGATAGGGAGAAAATGGTACTGGAGGTTGGGATATTTCACATTCTCGTTGCCTCGGATAAATCCACCGGCTTCGAAATGATTCGTTGCAGCTTCTCCTTTGCCAGCCAACAGCCACTTGAGTCCGATGAGAGGCTGGTTGTACCATTTGAGAGCGGGATACATGCTGACAGGTTTTTTACAAGCATATTGAACATAGAGTTCAAGGTGATCCTGAAGATTTTCGCCGACACCCGGAAGATTCTGAACAACATCAATTCCGAGAGAAGAAAGTTCTTCTCCGTTTCCAATTCCGGAAAGTTGCAGTAATTGAGGAGAGTTGATAGCTCCACCGCAGCTTATTATTTCACCAGCGTAGGCTTTGAATGTTTTTTTGCCTCGGGTATATTCCACGCCAACTGCGCGCTTTCCTTCAAAAAGAATACGCGTTGTCAGAGCTTTGCATTTGACAGTCAGGTTTCGACGTTTTTTTACTGGGTGAATGTAGGCGCGAGCGGCATTCCACCGACGACCTTGAAACGTGTTGCGATCAAATTTGCCGAATCCTTCCTGTTGGTATCCGTTAACATCTTTAGTCAGAGGATACCCCGCTTGCTGAACCGCATCGAAAAAGGCTCCAAACAGAGGATTATCATTTTCTGGTGTTGTTAAGTAGAGAGGACCAACAGCTCCTTGATATTCATCAGCACCGGATGTGTGGCATTCGAAACGCTTGAAATACGGAAGGCAGTGGGAGTATGACCAGTTCTCAAGCCCATCTTCCTGAGCCCATTTTTCATAGTCCAGGGCATTTCCTCGGATGTAGATCATTCCGTTGACACTACTGGAGCCACCAAGCACCTTGCCTCTTGGCTGATAGATGCGTCGATTATTCATGTAGGGTTCCGGTTCGGATTCATACCACCAATTGTAGGTTTTCCCTGCAAGGGGATAGGTAAGGGCAGCGGGCATATGAATTCTGAAATCCAATTTGAAGTCTGGATATCCAGCCTCAAGCACAAGAACTTTATTTTCAGGGTTGGCACTCAAACGGTTTGCCAAGACTGAACCTGCGGATCCACCACCGACGATAATGTAATCATACTGCTTCATGTTTTTTCTCTTTAATTGCTATTTGTCGTTTTCTAGAAGGAAGGCTGCATCCGATTCTTGAATGGAGGGTGTCTTATGCTCAACACATTGCCGCAATAGAACATAGTGATGTCCAATAAACGACAAGGCCCGCATCAGTTCTCCCTGAACAATGGCGTTGGCTGTGTCACACCAATTCGTGGCGGCTTTTTTTCGGAAGATAGGGTTTTCATATAAAGCGTAGTCGTAGGAGCTAAATCCCATTTGAATGGCGTTCATGACCCATTCAAAAAGGGGATTCTGGGCCATTTGAGCCAACGTGATATTTAACTGCCTGTCTAATTCTCCACTCGTTATGAGGTCTGGAGTTGGCTCAGTGAGCATGTCTTTCAACTGCAGAGCCTTTGTTAGGAGTGCTTCTTTTTCTGCTTGCGTCGCTTGGGCCATGGCCATTTGGGTGATTGTTCTGTCGAGAGACTCACGAAACTCAATGACTTTTTCAGGAGCAATAGGGTGTTGTTTTAAGAAAAGAGCCAAAGATTCAGAAACATTGCTCACATCAAGCTGGCGAACATACGCTCCACCTTTAGCGCCTTTTTTCACTTCAAGAAGCCCTTTTTGTTTCAGGATTTTGAGCGCTTCGCGCACAACGCCGCGTCCAGTGCCAAATTGTGATTGCATGCCTCTTTCGCTGGGTAATCGTTCGCCTGGAGCAAGTCGGCCATCCATGATTGCAGCTTCAATTTGCAATGCTATTTCTTCACTGGCTCTTCCAGCCTGGACAGGAAGGAAAAGAGAACTCTTTTTATTTTCTGGATTCAATGGTGCTACCTAAAGGATGTTTTTTCGGCATTTATGAGATATAAACGTAATTTTCCCCGTCTTTGGTAGTACCATTCTATGGAAAGGATTAAAAAAGGTCAAGGGGGCACGTCCTTATATTCTTTCCGAAAAAAGAAATATAAGGGTTATTATGTGAAAAGTATTTCAATGACGAAGTGTTATGAGAATTGTACGGAGGATGTGAACAGACTTTGGGGAAGAGGCAACATGTACTCTCTGTTTCGTGTTAATAGGTTGAGCCCAGGAATTGAAAAGAATGGTACGACCAAAAAAGTGGGCTTCTACAGAGGGGGTGTGAATACTCTTTTGATAAACCCAAGTCTCTGTAAGAAAATATAAATTTATGTGATGGGGTGAGATGAGCGGTAAAGAAAAAAAAGACCGCAGTTAAAATCACTGCGGCCTTTTTTTGTTGGATGGAAGAAGATAAAATGGTTACCAGATAGAACGTATCTGGACCCCCTCGTCTTTCATGTATTGCTTGAGTTGAGGGATTGTATAATCCCCGTAGTGGACAATTGAGGCAATCAGTGCGGCAGAGGCGCGTCCTTTTGTCACAGCTTCAACCATGTGTTGGGGACTACCAGCCCCTCCGGAAGCAATAACGGGAATGGTCACAGCTTCGGAAATAATTCTTGTTAATTCAATGTCATAGCCAGTTTTTACACCGTCAGCGTCAATGGAGTTGAGGCAAATCTCACCAGCACCGAGAGCCTCTCCTGTTTTGGCCCATTCGACGGCATCAAGTCCCATGTATTTCCGTCCACCGTGGATAACTATCTCAAAGCCGGATGGAATCTCGTCTGACACATCTACTCGTTTGACGTCCATGCCCAAGACAACGCATTGTGCGCCAAATCGAGCAGCTCCTTCGCTGATGATGTCTGGATTCTTGACTGCTCCAGAATTGACTGAGACCTTTTCAGCACCGGCGAGAAGTACATCACGCATATCATCGACAGTATTTATACCTCCACCTACAGAAAATGGGATGAAAATCTGAGAGGCGACTTTTTCCACGACATCCAGGAAAATTCCACGGGCCTCATGGGAGGCTGTGATATCATAAAAGACAATTTCGTCGGCGCCTTCCTCGTAATATTTTTTGGCTGTCTCAACAGGATCGCCAATGTCGACATTGCCCTCAAATTTAATACCTTTGGTTAGCCGTCCGTTTCGAACGTCGAGACAGGGAATGACTCGTTTACTCAGCATCGGCGGCCTCCTGACAATAATTGTAGAAGTTTTTGAGAAATTTCAAACCGGGGCGCCCACTTTTTTCCGGATGGAACTGGACTGCCCACAATCCTTCCCGGCCGTGAACGGAGCAGAAGTCGATTCCGTATCGGGTTGTCGCGATTACATATTCTTTGGCAGGGGCAGGGAAATAACTGTGCACAAAGTAAAAATCTGCGTCAGGATCTATCCCTGCAAAAAGGTCGCATTCCTGTTGTAGCTCGACTTGGTTCCATCCCATATGGGGGACGCGGATTGGAATATTTTCATAATCTACCCAAGATGGATTGAAAAGGCGGCATTCGCCGGGGATGATTTCAAGTGCTTTTGTATTATTTTCTTCACTGTAATCCAAAAGTATCTGGCAACCGACACAGATGCCAAGCACCGGTTTTTTTTGCCAGATCAAGCTCTTGATAACTTCATCCAGGCCCGCTGAGTGCAATTCTTCCATGGCTTGCCCGGCTGCACCGACACCAGGAAATATGATCCCGCTGGCATCATTCAATTCGTCGGGGTCGTTAGTGATCTTATTCGGGATACCAAGGCTCTGAAGAGCTCGATGTACGCTAGTTTGATTTCCCGCTTTGTAGTCAAAAATGGCGAGCATGTGTCCCTCCGATAAATTTGTCTTCATATGACCACCTAGTAAAAAAAAGTTCGGAAAACAAGGGTTTTTTCGATTTTCAGATTTGTTTATCAAACGGTGTCTTTTGTCAGGGAGAGGTCTGAGGACTCATGATTTTGTTTGGAGCAGAACCTTGTCTGTTCTGTGAGGCTTGTTGAGGGCTGTTTTGGATTGGTGTAATTGGAAACATCGGCGATGCTGTGGTGTCTTTGGATAAGGAGGAAGCTGGCACCGACTTCCTTTCACTAATGCATGCGAAAAGGAATCAGGGAAAAAAAGAAAGAAGCGAGGGCTTATTTTGCCAGGATGCGTAAGAGAAGATCACCTGTGAGTGGGCCAAGCTTTCTGCCAAGCCCCTTGAGACGAATGGGTCTGCCGACGACAAAATCTTCAGGGAGTGTGACTTCAATCGTCTTAGGCCCCTCTGTAAATTTTTGTTCCACAGAGATGCGAACCTTTCGTCCAGGCATGAGATGTGTGGCTGAAAAGTGGACCGTTTGTTCATGGTCCATCTGGTGCTTGAGCCATGATTTGATGGAGCCAGAAACTCCTTTGGTAAAATCAAGGTTGAGAGTACGATCTCCCCAATGGAGTTGGAGTTTCCTTTTTTTGAGCTCCAGTGGTCCCTTGTAACCCGGCTGTTTTGTTCTGATTTGACTATAAATATCCTCAAAGACTTTCTTCGCGAAGGGGTCATTGAGTATTGTCTTAAGAACCTCTTCTTCCTTGTAGTAAAATTTCTGGTGTTTTGAGCGGGTTGATTCTGTTCTTGGTTCAGCCTTGGGGGGTGTCTGCTTTTGCTGCTGTGCGTATTCTTTGGCTCCTTCCGCCTGTGTTTTTTGAGCTTTATGTGAAGTTTTTCGATTTTTCGTTTTATTTTGGTGCTGCTTTTCCAGTAGCCCCTTGGCTATAACATATGCTTCATTTATTTCCCGAAATTTTATACTCGCGCCAGGGGTTGAGTTGAGATCGGGATGATATTTGAAGGCCAATTTTCGAAAGGCGGATTTGACTTCATCTAATCCAGCCCCGGATTTGATGTTGAGTATTCGATAACATTCCTGAAGTGTCATGGACAAAGCCTCATAATTAATCGTCAGAAATCAAAGCATTGGGAGAGCAATCAGGATCATACCGCAAAAGCTCTTCATCTCGCAAATACTGTTTTCCTTGGCGAACGAATTCATCATGTCCTGATTTTGGATTTACTCCAGGGCAATATTCCTGGATCATTTCCCAGCTTGAAGCATCTATGAGATTACCTCGAAAATAAGGCCAAGCTCGACAAATATCGGGTCTTCCCGGATGGACTCCGCAACCTTCCTTGAAGAAGAAACAGTACCCGTCATTCCCTGTGATCAAGTGGAGTTTTCCTCCTCGTTTCTCACTGTATCGAGCAATAAGTTCTTCCACATCGATATTTAGGTGCGCAGCAAGGCGGATGCGATCTTTCTCAGTCAGCACAATTCCACCCTCACCATGACAGCAGTGGCCACACATTTTGCATTCAAAAGCAGGTTTTTTCATTGTCTCATTCCCAGGCGTCGCAATTCAACTTTAAGACATCGGTTTTCAACCACAGTGATGCCGCTTTTATGCAAGATATCACGAGCCTCGGAACTGGATATACCAGACTGCATCCAAAAGCATCCAGGGGAGGGGGACATCTCAAGCGCCTCCTGAGCATGCAGAGGACAGGCGTCGGCATGGCGAAAGACATCAATAATATCAACAGGAATAGGTATCTCTTTGATTGATTTGTACGTCTTGAGTCCCCACACATCTTTTCGGTTGGGGTGGACCGGTATAATATTATATCCCATCGCAATCATTTCACGAGCGACCCCATTTACTGGTCGGTTGGGTTTATCAACTGCACCCACTATGGCAATGGTCTTGACCTTATTGAGCAGGGCTATTAGCTCTTTATCACTGTACTGCATTTCTTTTCCTTGTTTGGGAGAAGATCCTTTTACAGTAATCCAACTCCATTGCCTAGTTGTTATATCCAGGGAGTCATACCATGTTTGATGCAACAAATCATATTCCGGCTGCAGAGCTTGACCGTCGTCATCAAGCAGTTCGTTTACATCTGCAAACAGTCGCTCCTGATGCCGGAGGGATTCTCGTCTTTTCAAGGCTCAATATTTATTATCTGACTGGAACTTTCGGTCAGGGCGTTCTTTGGCTTCCCTTAACAGGTACCCCTGTTCTCCTGTTAAGGAAAGGTGTTGCAAGAGGGCGTTTAGAATCGAGCCTCAAACATATATTACCGTTCAAGTCCTATTCCCAGCTTTCTTCGCTTTGTGCCGACGCAGGAAGTCCATTCACCAAAAGTATGGCCGTTGTTATGGCAGGGTTAAACTGGCAACTGGGAAATATGCTCTCAGCCAAACTGAAAGAGCATACACTCATTCCAGGAGATCAGGCCGTGGCTCTGGCCAAGATGGTGAAATCAGAATTTGAACTTGAAATCCTTCGGCGTTGTGGAGCGTTGCATCATGAGTGTCTCTACAACATCCTGCCCGGATTGATCCATCCAGGGATGACTGAACGCGAAATATCCCATTTGGCGTGGCAGGTTTTCTTTTCTAAAGGACATATGGGGGTTTTACGGATGCAGGCTCACGGGGAGGAATGCTTCCTTGGGCATGTCTCTGCCGGTGACTCCGGGAATTATCCCAGCGCGTTCAATGGGCCTTTGGGGCTGCGAGGAGAGCACCCTGGCTCGGCTCTGATGGGAAGTGCTTACAAAGTTTGGGAAAAGGGGGAGCCGCTCATGTTGGATATTGGTTTTCAGCTTGAAGGCTACCATACAGATAAAACTCAAGCGTACTTTGCTGGTCCTCAAGATTCAATTCCTAGTGAGATTGGTAAGGCTCATGAATTTTGTATCGAAATGCAGAATTGGGTTTGCACACATGCCAAGCCCGGGGTTACACCGAGTGAGCTTTATGCTTATTGCATTGATCAGGCGGATAAGAGAGGTTTCGGTGAAGGGTTCATGGGGCTGGATGAGAACAAGGTCCCATTTATCGGACATGGGATAGGATTGACCATTGATGAATTCCCACCAATAGCCAAAGGGTTTGATATGCCGCTTCAGAAAGGCATGGTGATTGCTATTGAGCCCAAGCAAGGAATTCAGGGAGTTGCCATGGTGGGGGTTGAAAATACTTTTGAAATTACTTCAGATGGTGCTCGGAGTATTTCAGGGGATTCTTATGAAATGGTGCCGGTCTTTTAGAGACACTCCCTTAGTGGTTATTCGCTGTTTCTTTCATCATGGAATAGAGGAAGAGGGGAGAGGTCTGGTTCGATTGTGTGGATCTAAAAAATAAAGTTTTTTGTCGAAGAGGATTTTTTATTACGAGCCACTGAAAGAGGGGCGTACGGTTTAACCGTGCGCCCCTTTTATCTATTGGTAAGCCGCCTCGAAGATCGCGATGACATCCTCTTGAGACATTGTGACTGGCGTTATATCGAAAAGAGCTCCCATGGTTGTCAAAGCATTTTCTGCCAGCATAGGGATTTCTTCTCGGGTGACACCATAATCGGACAACTTCTCGTCCCCAAGTCCGATTTCTTCAATCAATTTGTCCAGTGCATCTAAGAATGCCACACCAGGTATATCCTCTTCCAGGTTTTCCTGGAGAGTGTCACCCATGGCCAATGCAAGGTCTCCAAGTCGTTCTTCTCCACGAGATGCGAGAAAGCCAAAGTAGGCCTTGGATATCAGTACGAGACCGGCTCCGTGGGGGAGATCGGGGTGGAAAGCCGAGAGGGCATGTTCCAGAGAGTGTTGGGAAATGCAGGACGAGTAGGATTCACATAACCCGGCAGCTGAACTTGCCCAAGCCATGACGGTACGCGCCTCAAGATTCTCTCCGTTTGCGACCGCTTCCGGAAGGGTGTGGGCAATAAGGTGAACAGCTTCCAAGGCAAGCATGTCACTTGCGGGTTGACGGCATGTCGCAAGGTATGCCTCCACTGCGTGGAAGAAAGCGTCCATTCCTGTGTAAGCCGTTTGCCGCGGAGGGACAGAAATCATGAGCGCTGGATCGACGATGGATAATGTTGGGAAAGTTGAGTCGTTGCCCCAGCCGATTTTTTCAGCTGAACCTGATTTTGTTATCACTGTCCACGGATCGGCCTCCGTACCAGTTCCGGCTGTCGTCGGGATGGCTACAATAGGTAATGCATTGCTTTGGGGTTCTTCACCGCCTCCTGTGCCGGACTGCATGTAGTCCCAATATTTTCCCGTATTGGTCGCCATGAGAGCAATAGCCTTGGCTGAGTCGATCGTAGACCCTCCGCCGAGACCAATGATGAAATCAATGTCATTTTCACGGCAAATGGCAGCGGCCTCATCAATCATATCAGATTCGGGGTTTGGCATGATTTTATCAAAAACAATGCTTTGTACGTCCTGCTTTGATAAAAGGCTTTGAACACGGGCAAGGTATCCAAGTTTAATCATGATACCGGATTCTCCAACCACGATCATTGCTTTTTTGCCTCGTGGAAGATGTGGACTGTCGCCCAACTGGTTCAGGGTTTCCGGTCCGAAAATGACTCTGGTGGGCATGAAATATTGAAAATTAAGCATTGTTTCTCCTTATGTTGAGCGCTACTTTTCCCACGATTCCAATATGTTTTCAAGTTGAGATTGAGTGAAAAGATCTCTCAGAACCAATGGATTTTGACTCTTTGAGCCAGTAGGGAAAAGAGCCGCAGTCGGAATGGACATGGAGCCGAGGGCTTTAAGAAGCCCCTCATTCTCCAGGTTTTGGTCCGTCATATCCACTTTTACAAAGACCACGTTGTACTTTTTCTTCCAACGAGTGATATTTTCAGGAGTGAGGACTGTCCCTTCAAGCACCTTGCAGGTAGGGCACCAATCTGCCGTGAAATCCAGGAAAAGCTTTTTCTTGCCTAATAGAGTTTGGAATTGGGGTGTAGTGAATGTTTCCCATATCTCGTCATCGACTTTTGAGGGGGTTGTCCACTGAATTATTCCAATAACGAGAACTGCGCATATGATGCGTATCCCCCATTTCCAAAGAGTCCGGCTTGGTCTCGTGCGAACCCATAGCCATCCGCTAAGAACCAACGCCCATAGTGGTCCAAGGATGCGAAGCGAGTTGCCTCCAAGCGCTATTGCGAGCAAATAACAGGCTGTTCCGACAAGAAAAAAAGCGATTCCCTTTTCAACAAACTCTATCCATGGCCCTGACTTTGGTAAAAAACGGGAAAGCTTAGGATTAATGACCATGAGCATGTATGGAGAAGCCATGCCAATGCCAATGAAGACAAAGACAGTCATAAGGATGATTGGGCCTTGTACAAGCGCCCAGCTCAAGACTCCGCCTAAAAAGGGGCCACTACACGGTGTCGCAAGAAGTGTTGTGAGGTTTCCGGTAAAAAAGGCCTGAACTTTGGGATTTTTGCTTTTTGAGCCGAATTTAAGATCAATGACAGGAAGATGGAACAGTCCAAAAAGGCTGAGCGAAAGGGCAAAAATTATCCCTGCCACGCCGAGAACGAGCCATTGGTGTTGAAAGAGCGCACCCCATGCCTGGCCTGTTGCTCCAAGTACTATGGCTAGAAAGATAAAAAAAGTCAGAACCCCAAGCGCGAAGAAAATATTATGCTCTCGAAATGCTGCGATGCGGGATTCCTCATTTCCCAGTGAGCTTGAGTTGAGGAGTGCAGAGAGTTTGAGACTTACCACGGGCAGGACGCAGGGCATAATGTTAAGTATTAAGCCTGCTAAGAGCCCCATAAGTATGGCAGAGAAGATTCCTGTGACCTCAAGTCCGGGTTGGAGATAAAGAGGAGAGAAATTCCATTGAGTGACCTCGTTGTTTTCCTGTACCTTTTCTTGTGGAGAAAGAGGGGATTCCTGCTGTTTTATTGTATTCGAGAGTTTCTGATATTGGGGCCACCAATTTTGTACTTCAGCTTGGGGTAATGTGTCGATGTCGAGAGATTCTCCGAATTGTATGTCGCGTCGAATTGGAACACATCTGGTCGGGTGGCATAGCAGAAGGTCCAAGCGGAGTTGGAAGGGGAACTGGCTTTTCGGTGGAGCCGTGGCAAAAAGCAACGTGCCATTTTTATATTTATAGACAGTAACCGATGGGTCAAAAGCATCTGAACTTTGTATCCCTTCAGGGTAGAAGGGGATGAGAGTTTTTCCATGGAGTGTCTGCCCTGAAAATTTTGTGGGTTTGCCCATGCCGCCAGGGGTATCCGCATAGGTATACCATTCGTGCTCCATTTGAATTTTCACAGTCAGTATTGTTGCTCCTGATTCTGTCCTGAATGCTTGGATCGGGAGCGTCAAAGGAGCCTTGGAAGACGGTAATTGGGCCATGGCCGGGCTGCATGTCATGCATATCAGGATGGCTATAAACCGTTTGGTAAATTGATTGGTTAGGTTCATTTGAGCCCTATGTAAAAAAAGTGAAAATTTGTTGTTGACAAATCTGACTGTGGCTAATAGTAATTCTCTCCGTCGTGCAGCACTGCACGGCACCGAGTGGGTCACTAGCTCAATTGGCAGAGCAGCGGACTCTTAATCCGGAGGTTCAAGGTTCGATTCCTTGGTGACCCACCACTCTGAAATTCATTAATCCCAACAACGCTTGTTTGTTGGGATTTTTCTTTGTCTAATTGCAAGATTGGCGTGATCGTCATGGCTTTGGTTTATCTCTTGATTCTACAAGGTTAATACTCTTGAAGGAGAAAGGGATTCTCTTTTATTCATCCACCGAGCGTATCTTTTGTATCTATCATCTACACATCTTTGATACAACGTCAATGAGAGCTGTGGGATATCAAAGAATGGCACACGTGCAGTGGGTGTATGAACTGCTTCGGTGTCTTTCTCAAACGATGGTAACGTGTTCGAAGGAAGTTGTTTTTGAGTGAGGCGTGTTGTGAACGTATTTGTTATTGAAAAAGCTCAAAGACAACCTCGTTTGCAAAAGGTTGATTTGAGCTTTCATTGGAAATAGCGAAGCGGTGTTCGGTTTTTTGAAATGGTTGTCTAGCCTCCAAACCAACCTGGCGCGACAACTTCCAGAGCTTTCGTGTAATGAACTCGAAGGTCTTCCAGTTTACCTCCAATTACCTTTTCTTGTTCACCCATATTTGTCGGGCAAATTTGCTGCATCTCGTTGGCAATAACTTCCAGTTCTTTTACCGTTGATTTTATCAGGATCACAGTATCAGCAATATCATCCCCTTGGTCAGCTGCAAGGATGTCATACAGACGGGCCTTCCAGGTATTCAACTCCATTTCGAGGCCTTTGCAGTAATGAGCAACGGCTTCCTGTTTTCCAGCTTCAGTCGGGCAGCCGTCAATTCCCATGCAACTGGGGCAGGGACCAGGGTAGTCCATATTGGGCATAGTAAGTCTCCTTTCTCGGTGGGTTGAAGATTTATCCAAGCATATATCAGTGAGAAGAAATGGGAAAGCTTGAGATTTCTATAATAACTCACTTGGGGAATTTTATAATGAATGAAGTAAAATTTGCCCATTGATAGGATGTCATCGAAAGTCTTTTCGACACTTTTTAAGTTGTTTGGGTCCGAGAAGGAGGCTCGATATTCCACAAAAACAGTCATTCGTATTTCCCGGAATAGAGCACTTCATGTTCCCACCCTATCGGCACTGTCTGTTATGAATATTTACGATTGGAGAAGGGGGTGGAGCATGAGAAAACCCCATCCTCATGGAGAATGGGGTTTCTGTGTTATTGGGGAGGAGGCTTCGATCAAGCCTATTTTATCTTTTTTTCGTACTCGTCCTTGAGAGAATTCATGAGTTCTTTCACTGAAACAATTTTATCGACAAGGTAAGCATTGGCTCCAGCAAATGCGAAACCATGCTTGAGTCTACCTCGGTACGCGTTAACCAAGGCCTGGGCTATGCAGTAGGGGGATTTTTCCTCCGCGCAACTGTGGAGGCATTTATGAACGCATCTTTTCGGTTTTTTCAATCCAGTAGCGACAGCATCCAGAAATGCATTTTTTAAGGCTCTTCCAGGCAACCCTACAGGGCTTTTGATGATAGTGACATCATCTTTTTGTGCCTGAACATATGCCCGTTTGAATTTTTCGTCAGCATCGCATTCATAGGTTGCGACAAAGCGGGTTCCCATCTGGACGCCAGCAGCTCCCAGTTCGAGATACTTGGCTATATCTTCACCAGTGTATACTCCTCCTGCGGCTATCACTGGTATTCCTTTATTGTGCTGTTCGCGAAATGGTGTCACTGCCTGAATAACTTCAGACATGATGTTTTCAAGCTGGTATTCAGGCTGTTCGAGTTGCTCTGCCTTGAAGCCCAGATGTCCACCAGCTTTCGGTCCTTCGACAACGAAACCGTCAGGCAGGTAATCAAATTTATTTAACCACTTTCGGCATAAGATAGAAGCCGCACGGCCAGAGGAAACAATGGGAACGAGTTTTGTCTTCATCTCGGTTTTGACATCCTCTGAGACTTCCCGAAGATAGCCGGGAAGATCAAGGGGGAGGCCTGCACCAGAGATAATGATATCAACCCCTTCACGCAGAGAAGTGCGTACCATATCTCCATAGTTGGTCAGGGCGCACATTATGTTAACGCCCAAAAGACCATCAGTCATTTTTGCACGTGCTTTTCTTATTTCTTCAATGAGCCCTCGATGGTCGGCTCCTTCAGGATCTTTGGCGCGTTTTGGATCGCGCATACCTATCATGGATGTTGCTATAACACCAATTCCGCCCTCATTAGCAACAGCGCTCGCGAGACCGGAGAGTGAAATTCCAACTCCCATGCCGCCTTGAATTATGGGCAACTTGGCAGTTAAATCACCAAATGACAAAGTAGGAAGTTTCATGAATATACCTCATCTATAGTATTGAGTATTTCGTATGTGCGCTCAAAATATGGTCAAGTCAAGATAAACAGTCGTTTGAATTGAATTTTATATATGGTTGATATAATTATTGACAATCAACTCAGCGAAATACATGGAGCTTGTAAAGGCTGGGGAAATGGAGTTGAGAATATGGATTGTATTTTCGTGCTTTTCAACGACAAAGTCCATGACAAGTTGACTGGTGCTGACATCAACCAGTTGTGGACGGATACCAACCTTGGAACAGCGAACGAGGTCGTCAGGAGTCAGGTGCTTGACAAGCTTTGCCGCGTCAGAAAAAAAATGTTTGAAAATATATTTCTTAGGCTCTTCTTGTGCAATTCCCCGAAACTTTGGGTTACGTATGAGCAGGTGGATATCTCTGTATAGAATTGAGAGGCTTTCAAAATCAATTCCTTTGAAGAGTCCGTAGTTTTCGCGGCCAAATGCGGGAATGGCTGTCGGTCCAAGATAAACATTGCCATGTGGACTTCTTGTAAAATGAATCCCAAGAAATGGATTTTTGATGTTGGGGACAGGGTATATTGAGCCTCGTATCTTTTGTGCTGCCGACTTTGTGAGTTGATGATAGATTCCCTTGAACGGCAAAAGACGAAATTTTTTTGCAAGACCGAATGATTGAGCCACTTTATCGCTCAATGCTCCAGCTGCATTGATGAAGATTGTATAGGCAATATCTCCTTGATCCGTTTCGATTTGGTCGTTGCCTGGTTTTTTTTTGATAAATTGTGTTTCCCTAAAAAAACGAACTTTACCGGATGATTCCAATTCCAACTTCAGTTGAGCAATAATTGCTTTGGGATCAACGACTGCGGTCATGGGAGAAAAGAGTGCCCGTTCAAAAGTCTTGGCGTTCGGCTCTCTTTCTGCGAGCT comes from the Pseudodesulfovibrio piezophilus C1TLV30 genome and includes:
- a CDS encoding M24 family metallopeptidase gives rise to the protein MFDATNHIPAAELDRRHQAVRLHLQTVAPDAGGILVFSRLNIYYLTGTFGQGVLWLPLTGTPVLLLRKGVARGRLESSLKHILPFKSYSQLSSLCADAGSPFTKSMAVVMAGLNWQLGNMLSAKLKEHTLIPGDQAVALAKMVKSEFELEILRRCGALHHECLYNILPGLIHPGMTEREISHLAWQVFFSKGHMGVLRMQAHGEECFLGHVSAGDSGNYPSAFNGPLGLRGEHPGSALMGSAYKVWEKGEPLMLDIGFQLEGYHTDKTQAYFAGPQDSIPSEIGKAHEFCIEMQNWVCTHAKPGVTPSELYAYCIDQADKRGFGEGFMGLDENKVPFIGHGIGLTIDEFPPIAKGFDMPLQKGMVIAIEPKQGIQGVAMVGVENTFEITSDGARSISGDSYEMVPVF
- a CDS encoding iron-containing alcohol dehydrogenase gives rise to the protein MLNFQYFMPTRVIFGPETLNQLGDSPHLPRGKKAMIVVGESGIMIKLGYLARVQSLLSKQDVQSIVFDKIMPNPESDMIDEAAAICRENDIDFIIGLGGGSTIDSAKAIALMATNTGKYWDYMQSGTGGGEEPQSNALPIVAIPTTAGTGTEADPWTVITKSGSAEKIGWGNDSTFPTLSIVDPALMISVPPRQTAYTGMDAFFHAVEAYLATCRQPASDMLALEAVHLIAHTLPEAVANGENLEARTVMAWASSAAGLCESYSSCISQHSLEHALSAFHPDLPHGAGLVLISKAYFGFLASRGEERLGDLALAMGDTLQENLEEDIPGVAFLDALDKLIEEIGLGDEKLSDYGVTREEIPMLAENALTTMGALFDITPVTMSQEDVIAIFEAAYQ
- a CDS encoding protein-disulfide reductase DsbD family protein, whose product is MNLTNQFTKRFIAILICMTCSPAMAQLPSSKAPLTLPIQAFRTESGATILTVKIQMEHEWYTYADTPGGMGKPTKFSGQTLHGKTLIPFYPEGIQSSDAFDPSVTVYKYKNGTLLFATAPPKSQFPFQLRLDLLLCHPTRCVPIRRDIQFGESLDIDTLPQAEVQNWWPQYQKLSNTIKQQESPLSPQEKVQENNEVTQWNFSPLYLQPGLEVTGIFSAILMGLLAGLILNIMPCVLPVVSLKLSALLNSSSLGNEESRIAAFREHNIFFALGVLTFFIFLAIVLGATGQAWGALFQHQWLVLGVAGIIFALSLSLFGLFHLPVIDLKFGSKSKNPKVQAFFTGNLTTLLATPCSGPFLGGVLSWALVQGPIILMTVFVFIGIGMASPYMLMVINPKLSRFLPKSGPWIEFVEKGIAFFLVGTACYLLAIALGGNSLRILGPLWALVLSGWLWVRTRPSRTLWKWGIRIICAVLVIGIIQWTTPSKVDDEIWETFTTPQFQTLLGKKKLFLDFTADWCPTCKVLEGTVLTPENITRWKKKYNVVFVKVDMTDQNLENEGLLKALGSMSIPTAALFPTGSKSQNPLVLRDLFTQSQLENILESWEK
- a CDS encoding NAD(P)H-dependent flavin oxidoreductase; translation: MKLPTLSFGDLTAKLPIIQGGMGVGISLSGLASAVANEGGIGVIATSMIGMRDPKRAKDPEGADHRGLIEEIRKARAKMTDGLLGVNIMCALTNYGDMVRTSLREGVDIIISGAGLPLDLPGYLREVSEDVKTEMKTKLVPIVSSGRAASILCRKWLNKFDYLPDGFVVEGPKAGGHLGFKAEQLEQPEYQLENIMSEVIQAVTPFREQHNKGIPVIAAGGVYTGEDIAKYLELGAAGVQMGTRFVATYECDADEKFKRAYVQAQKDDVTIIKSPVGLPGRALKNAFLDAVATGLKKPKRCVHKCLHSCAEEKSPYCIAQALVNAYRGRLKHGFAFAGANAYLVDKIVSVKELMNSLKDEYEKKIK